CATTTGTGCTATAATCCCTAAGAACATTATGAAAAGAAGGTGGAAATATGCAATTTACGGATTTTCAATTTAAGCCCTTTATATACGAAGCTCTTAAAGAAAAGAAGTTTGAAAAACCAACGGAAGTGCAAGAACGCTTGATTCCTGTCATTAAACAAAAAAGAAGCGTTGTTGGGCAATCGCAAACAGGTACGGGAAAGACCCATACTTTTTTACTGCCATTGCTTGATGCAGTTGATCCAACTAATGAAAGTGCTCAAGTTGTCATTACAGCACCAAGTCGAGAATTGGCCAATCAGATTTATGCGGCTGCCAAACAAATCGCAGCTTTTTCTGATCCTGTAATTCGCGTGAGCAATTTTGTGGGCGGAACAGATAAACAACGGCAAATTGACAAATTAAAACATCAACAACCTCATGTAGTCATCGGAACACCAGGCCGCTTGTTGGATATGATTAATGAACAAGCCTTATTTATCCATAAAGCTTTTGCTTTTGTAGTCGATGAAGCAGATATGACATTAGACATGGGTTTTTTGCAGGAAGTTGATCAAATCGCGAGCCGATTACCAGAAAAAGTTCAAATATTAGTTTTTTCAGCAACCATTCCCGAAAAATTACGTCCATTTTTAAAAAAATACTTGGAAAATCCAGTAATTGAAGAGATTCAACCCAAAGCAGTCATAGCTGATTCGATTGATAATTGGTTAATCGCTACCAAGGGAAAAGATAAAAATCGGTTAATTTATCAGTTATTGACAATTGGGCATCCTTATATGGCCTTAGTATTTGCCAATACCAAACAACGCGTAGATGAAATTAGTGACTATCTCAAAGAACAAGGATTAAAAGTTGCCAAAGTCCATGGTGATATCACACCCCGCGAACGCAAACGCATCATGCGTAGCATCCAAAATATGGATTTTCAATACGTTGTTGCAACAGACTTAGCTGCTCGAGGAATTGATATCGAGGGCGTTTCCCATGTTATTAATGCAGAGATTCCTAATGATTTAGAGTTCTTTATTCACCGTGTTGGACGAACTGGCCGTAATAATTTGGCTGGTACGGCGATTACTTTATACGGTCCGCAAGATGAGGAAAAAGTAGCTGCAATTGAAAAAATCGGTGTGACCTTTAAACCAAAAGAAATCAAAAATGGCGAAATTGTTACAGGTTATGATCGCAACCGTCGGAAAAAACGGGAACAGACCAAAAAAGATGAGTTAGATCCGACGCTGATTGGTTTGGTTAAAAAGAAAAAGAAAAAAATCAAACCAGGTTATAAGAAAAAAATTCAATGGGCAGTCGACAAAGATAAAAAACAAAAACGTAAAGTCGAAAAACGCCAGCAACTGCGTACAGCACGAAAACACAAGAAAAAATCAAGTCAATAGTTAAAAAAGTCATGATGCTTTAGCATCATGACTTTTTGTTGTTTTCCATTAGCAAAAAGGGAGTGAAAAAAATTTTAAACTACTGCCAGAAATGTTGTTTTCATTGCCAGCTAATATAAGGCCAGCTTATCAAATCAGTCAAACCGTCAAAAAGTATTTTCTTTTATTCTTTGGGATAAGCTTAAGCTTTTTTGCCATTTTCTGACACAAAATACCATCTTCTAAGAAAACATCACTGATAATTTGATAATTCAACTTTTGATAGAAATAAATAGCTGTAACTTCGGCAGTCAGTTGCGAAAAGATATAGCCATCTTTTTTAGCTTGCTTTTCATAGGCTGTTAATAATTTGCGACCTAAGCCACGGTTGCGATAAGCTTTTAAAACACAAAAACGATCCGGTTGAATCGTCTTTTGATCCCAGGCCTGATAGCGAACACTAGCCACGGGGATTTCGTCTTTAAAAAGAACAAAGTACTTTCTTTTCTTGTCATCCAAAGAGTCAAATTCCCATTCTGGCTTGATTTTTTGTTCTAAAACAAAAACGTGATAGCGAACATAAAAGGCTGCTGCTTGTAAACTGCTTTAGCAGCCAAAAGAAATTTTATCCATAATGTACTCCAATCATGATATACTAAATTTTAGCAGGTTAAAAAAGAATAACATGAAAAGTCATTGTTTAAAGGGGAATTTCGATGAATTTATTTGAAATGTTACGTTGGAATAATTGGAAGAATTTGACAGATGAAGCGAAGATTCAAGCGTTCCAGCAAGTCTTAATGTATTTTGTCAGTCCATTAAAAGAAATCACCAATCTTGAATTATTGACTTATCAATTAGATGGCGTAAAATGCCGCACGTTTGAATTGGAAATCGATGGCGAAGCTTTTGTTTTTGTGCCCGGACAAAAAGAAGCAATTTTAGGCTGGGATTTGGGTGTAAAAGGACTAGCAACTAACGCTTGGTCAATTACGAACACACATCCCTTAACAAAAAACGATAAACAAATTGTTGCAGAATATCACTTGGGAGATTTGGATAGTTGGGATTTATATGTCAATTTGCATACCTCTCCCTTACGAAAAAAAGATATTCCCCCCATGTTGATACAAAAGCATGCACTACCGGCAGGAACGCACTATTTAGGCATGTTAGATACTATTACGGGGGAATTTACTGGGAATGTGGCAAAATTTAGTCCTTTTGAAGCGGAGGTTAAAGCACAGCTTACGCCGCCGCAAACTTTTGAAGAAAGCTTAAATTACTCATTGCCATACCATATTTTATCACCAAATGCTTTTTACTTAGAAATTGCAGATGGTACTGATAGTTATTATGTCTTTGAGCATTTTGAATGCACCCAAACAAGTTTAATTCATACGATTCAAAATGAAGGCTTTGATTTATTAAGTGAAGATCAGTGGGAATTTATGGTAGGCGCAGGAACACGTAAACTATTTCGCTGGGGAAATGCTGCTGATGTTGACGAAAGTTACTGGGGCAGACAAGTGAAAAGCTTAAAACAAGGTCCCAATATGTTTGGTGTAGTTATTAACGGTGGAGCCAATCGCTATGAACTAACTTGTGATGCTGTCTTGAAAATGGAACATAGTCAAAAAAGCGGGATTCCTTTATTAGAATTGCTGCCAGAAGCAACTTATTACCGTGCCAATAGACGTCTAAAAGCAGATGAAAAATTAACACCACAA
The DNA window shown above is from Enterococcus montenegrensis and carries:
- a CDS encoding DEAD/DEAH box helicase, whose translation is MQFTDFQFKPFIYEALKEKKFEKPTEVQERLIPVIKQKRSVVGQSQTGTGKTHTFLLPLLDAVDPTNESAQVVITAPSRELANQIYAAAKQIAAFSDPVIRVSNFVGGTDKQRQIDKLKHQQPHVVIGTPGRLLDMINEQALFIHKAFAFVVDEADMTLDMGFLQEVDQIASRLPEKVQILVFSATIPEKLRPFLKKYLENPVIEEIQPKAVIADSIDNWLIATKGKDKNRLIYQLLTIGHPYMALVFANTKQRVDEISDYLKEQGLKVAKVHGDITPRERKRIMRSIQNMDFQYVVATDLAARGIDIEGVSHVINAEIPNDLEFFIHRVGRTGRNNLAGTAITLYGPQDEEKVAAIEKIGVTFKPKEIKNGEIVTGYDRNRRKKREQTKKDELDPTLIGLVKKKKKKIKPGYKKKIQWAVDKDKKQKRKVEKRQQLRTARKHKKKSSQ
- a CDS encoding GNAT family N-acetyltransferase, with amino-acid sequence MDDKKRKYFVLFKDEIPVASVRYQAWDQKTIQPDRFCVLKAYRNRGLGRKLLTAYEKQAKKDGYIFSQLTAEVTAIYFYQKLNYQIISDVFLEDGILCQKMAKKLKLIPKNKRKYFLTV
- a CDS encoding DUF7278 family profilin-like fold-containing protein; protein product: MNLFEMLRWNNWKNLTDEAKIQAFQQVLMYFVSPLKEITNLELLTYQLDGVKCRTFELEIDGEAFVFVPGQKEAILGWDLGVKGLATNAWSITNTHPLTKNDKQIVAEYHLGDLDSWDLYVNLHTSPLRKKDIPPMLIQKHALPAGTHYLGMLDTITGEFTGNVAKFSPFEAEVKAQLTPPQTFEESLNYSLPYHILSPNAFYLEIADGTDSYYVFEHFECTQTSLIHTIQNEGFDLLSEDQWEFMVGAGTRKLFRWGNAADVDESYWGRQVKSLKQGPNMFGVVINGGANRYELTCDAVLKMEHSQKSGIPLLELLPEATYYRANRRLKADEKLTPQDFLYRKVISIELD